One Rosa chinensis cultivar Old Blush chromosome 3, RchiOBHm-V2, whole genome shotgun sequence DNA window includes the following coding sequences:
- the LOC112194869 gene encoding uncharacterized protein LOC112194869, which produces MYHGGYFKENQYIGGKVSYYDYVDKDKMSLVEVEGMVRGLNQDYSGKRIDYWYKVGTEDEALTKLSTDLDAITMCLCVPQIRLVIIYLDHWELKRDYEEIDDDEDDELFMYEEDEFHDFAYSQAGSCGVVIEELPDSPRRKPGVVITQLPDSPRKDVPSMTAKKASGIVIRELEWHPTVPTQASQVGVLDPKDKGKKKMVDEGPDATMFADLDNLVDVNVSTYETRSSRSSVPNEEDGGAYDSNDSEGLLYEDSSEDEDYDPEFDNEDYNEYGVDDDWMGDMETEFNDMGEWIGGVGGGSNAANMDNEGGMQDEDNEPMYGAIDSDEECIGKEADSDGEEEGDGFPEFNPKTDMVNPHFCKGMKFATAKILRAAIRERAIQRGWEAVFVKSDRLRIRVICKAENCPFELYASRMQHEDTLQIKTYNPEHTCARVYANSMIRTPYLTEKFAEQIKLNPNWGLESLARAMAATVKARVSTQQAYRAKKAALQLLEASIKDQYARIRDYAAELKRVDPNTTIDIKCDFLDEEQLPVFKRMYVCLGALKMGFRARCRSILGLDGCHLKSCYGGQLLTAVGLDANNTTWVLSYAMVEMESKDSWEWFLDLLVKDLNIRDEGAGWTFISDKQKGLLPAFAKVMPLAEHRFCVRHLWTNFNKLFPGKVLKDQLWACAKSTIENYFIKEMVLMKQLDPLAYDWLSHPERPSKHWSRAYYSTHLKCDILLNNLSESFNAFIVPARSKPIVSCFEEIRVKLMRRIHMRREKMQRLEDTICPKPRELLEKNKVKAATDCIPSGSGGPEIEVESIGGSKYVVNLQANTCACRRWDLTGIPCKHAIAAINYMRQAPEDFVDHCYLKKTYMATYNNTIKPVNGMDLWSKSAEPPILPPQYTRQPGRPRTKRIKSAAEKAEIGGIKLGKVQRSLKCSNYHEVGHNVKTCQRHLPPKNKTSTTSDKKRKLDESTSGTQTNTKRKEPLTKNDLRKKVQLRADKLKKKRDEKKATIARASNASGKTKGRPARTSTTPKPAPTQAPQPAMSNPPPKPSSSSKQAAPSRSSIRIKEKEGKK; this is translated from the exons ATGTACCATGGGGGTTATTTTAAGGAGAACCAATATATAGGTGGGAAGGTGTCCTATTATGACTATGTTGATAAGGACAAGATGTCACTTGTGGAAGTTGAAGGTATGGTTAGGGGGTTGAACCAAGACTATAGTGGAAAGAGGATAGATTATTGGTATAAGGTTGGGACTGAGGATGAAGCTTTAACAAAGCTTTCCACTGATCTTGATGCTATTACAATGTGCTTGTGTGTTCCACAAATTAGGCTTGTTATTATATACTTGGATCATTGGGAGCTTAAGAGGGACTATGAAGAGatagatgatgatgaggatgatgagcTGTTTATGTATGAAGAAGATGAGTTCCATGATTTTGCTTATAGTCAAGCTGGTTCATGTGGTGTTGTTATCGAAGAATTACCGGATTCACCGAGGAGGAAGCCAGGGGTAGTGATAACGCAACTTCCAGATTCACCGAGGAAAGATGTCCCGAGTATGACAGCAAAGAAGGCTTCTGGAATTGTGATAAGGGAGTTGGAATGGCATCCAACTGTGCCTACTCAAGCTAGCCAAGTGGGAGTGCTTGATCCTAAAGACAAAGGTAAGAAAAAAATGGTGGATGAAGGACCTGATGCCACCATGTTTGCTGACCTAGACAACCTTGTGGATGTTAATGTGTCCACCTATGAAACAAGGAGCTCCAGATCTAGTGTACCTAATGAAGAGGATGGTGGTGCTTATGATTCCAATGATTCTGAAGGTTTGCTATATGAGGACAGTTCAGAAGATGAAGACTATGATCCTGAGTTTGACAATGAAGACTATAATGAGTATGGTGTAGATGATGATTGGATGGGTGACATGGAAACAGAGTTTAATGATATGGGTGAGTGGATTGGAGGAGTTGGTGGAGGGTCCAATGCTGCAAATATGGATAATGAGGGAGGTATGCAAGATGAGGACAATGAACCAATGTATGGAGCAATAGATTCTGATGAGGAATGCATTGGGAAAGAAGCTGACTCAGATGGAGAGGAAGAAGGGGATGGATTCCCAGAGTTCAACCCTAAAACTGATATGGTCAACCCTCATTTTTGCAAAGGCATGAAGTTTGCAACTGCAAAGATTTTGAGAGCTGCCATTAGAGAGAGAGCAATTCAGAGAGGGTGGGAAGCTGTGTTTGTGAAGAGTGACAGATTAAGAATTAGGGTGATCTGTAAAGCTGAAAATTGCCCTTTCGAGTTATATGCCTCTAGAATGCAGCACGAGGACACTTTGCAGATCAAGACCTATAATCCAGAACACACTTGTGCTAGAGTGTATGCAAACAGCATGATTAGGACACCTTACTTGACAGAGAAATTTGCTGAGCAGATTAAGCTCAACCCAAATTGGGGGTTAG aatCACTTGCACGAGCAATGGCAGCCACTGTCAAGGCAAGAGTGTCAACTCAGCAGGCTTATAGAGCAAAGAAGGCAGCCTTGCAGCTTCTAGAAGCCTCCATCAAAGATCAATATGCAAGAATAAGAGACTATGCAGCTGAGCTTAAAAGAGTGGACCCAAACACAACCATAGACATCAAGTGTGACTTCTTGGATGAAGAGCAATTACCTGTGTTCAAGAGAATGTATGTGTGTTTGGGAGCACTAAAGATGGGTTTCAGAGCTAGATGTAGGTCAATACTTGGGCTAGATGGTTGCCATTTGAAGAGCTGTTATGGGGGTCAGCTATTAACTGCTGTGGGATTAGATGCAAACAACACAACTTGGGTTTTGTCATATGCTATGGTAGAAATGGAGAGTAAAGATAGCTGGGAATGGTTTCTGGACCTTTTAGTGAAGGATCTAAACATAAGGGATGAAGGAGCCGGGTGGACCTTCATATCGGATAAACAAAAAGGATTGTTACCAGCTTTTGCTAAAGTCATGCCACTTGCAGAACACAGATTTTGTGTTCGACACTTATGGACAAACTTCAACAAGTTGTTTCCGGGCAAGGTGTTAAAGGACCAGCTTTGGGCATGTGCAAAGTCAACTATCGAGAACTATTTTATCAAGGAAATGGTCCTGATGAAACAACTGGATCCATTGGCATATGATTGGCTATCAC ATCCTGAAAGGCCATCGAAGCACTGGTCTAGGGCATACTATAGCACTCACCTTAAGTGTGACATCCTGTTGAATAACTTGTCCGAGAGCTTCAACGCTTTTATAGTACCAGCAAGATCAAAGCCAATTGTAAGCTGTTTTGAAGAAATAAGGGTTAAGCTCATGAGGAGGATCCATATGAGGAGGGAAAAGATGCAAAGATTAGAAGATACAATCTGCCCCAAACCGAGGGAGCTCTTAGAGAAGAACAAGGTCAAAGCTGCAACAGATTGCATTCCTAGTGGATCGGGTGGACCTGAAATTGAGGTTGAGAGCATAGGGGGCAGCAAATACGTGGTCAACCTTCAAGCAAACACTTGTGCATGCAGAAGATGGGATTTAACTGGCATCCCATGTAAACATGCTATTGCAGCCATCAATTACATGAGGCAAGCCCCTGAGGACTTTGTAGATCATTGCTACCTAAAGAAGACATACATGGCTACTTACAACAACACAATCAAACCTGTTAATGGTATGGATCTGTGGTCAAAGAGTGCTGAACCTCCAATTCTTCCCCCCCAATACACAAGGCAGCCGGGGAGACCAAGAACAAAGAGGATCAAGAGTGCAGCTGAGAAGGCAGAAATTGGAGGTATAAAGCTTGGCAAGGTGCAGAGATCTCTCAAGTGTAGCAACTATCATGAAGTTGGCCACAATGTCAAGACTTGTCAAAGACACTTGCCACCCAAGAACAAGACCTCAACAACCAGTGACAAGAAGAGGAAGTTAGATGAATCAACATCCGGAACTCAG ACCAATACTAAGAGAAAGGAGCCATTGACAAAGAATGACCTGAGGAAGAAGGTACAACTTAGGGCAGATAAGCTTAAG AAAAAGAGAGATGAAAAGAAGGCAACAATAGCAAGAGCATCAAATGCTTCAGGGAAGACAAAGGGTAGACCtgcaagaacatcaacaacccCGAAACCTGCTCCTACTCAAGCTCCTCAGCCAGCAATGTCAAATCCTCCTCCCAAGCCTTCATCGTCTTCTAAGCAAGCAGCCCCAAGTAGGTCATCTATCAGAATCAAGGAAAAGGAAGGGAAAAAATAG